Sequence from the Periplaneta americana isolate PAMFEO1 chromosome 5, P.americana_PAMFEO1_priV1, whole genome shotgun sequence genome:
cctatgcatggggcaattgtttccattctctaattatttaattcattgtatataataaatagcaacggtgaaaggccgcagccttgtcttactcctgtatgaatttctgtccaatgcgataatttattgtcacaccttactacaattagatttgttttatagatattatatatgtttgctataagttgttgtggaacatggtctgtggctaatacatttaataatttatttctgttcaccccatcaaatgctttttccaaatcaatgaaagcaatatgtgtttctaagttgaattcccggtgcttttccatcaataattttaatgtaaaatatccatcgcaaTGTGATCTTCCCTTTCggaagccattttgttcttctccgAAAAGAGTTTCGTAATGTTTATACAATTTGTTCTTGATTATGCTGGTAAAGATTTTATATCCTGTATTTAATAGACTGATCCCTCTGTAGTTGTCATATGATGGGAAAAATCTGAAATTGCAAAGGGAGGAATTATGTGTTAGTGATTGGGAAACATTGATTTACACCATGTCAGTCTGCATgagaaaaatttagaatgtaTATATGAGAAATAAATAGAATTCCAGCACAGTCTACGTAACAAGGAAGTTCTGGTGACATAAGTGATAATGTATTTATAACACAACACAGATTATCAGCCTTCCAAACAAGCGTCAGGATGCAGGAATTGTGCCATGATTTGAAGTAATCTAGACCCTGGTTCCCAGAGGGTTCGTAGCTATTTTATAGTAAAAAAACCTAattcattcaacattttaatgttgTCAGTTAAGCAAATTTTGCATGGTTGTGGATAGTAAGCACTTTAATAAATGTTTTGTCATATTTTGACACTGAACACTACCTTCAAGGCAATTATGTGaatatatttatgttatgaaCGAGCTGAATTGTAGATGGTAGCCTTGCTAAACTTGAGACACTGGATACTTTTCTGGAATccttcttgaagaatttacaccaAAATTTAAACCTCACTAGGCAGctatgaacagtaatttagcgatTACATTCAGAAATTTCATCTTTGTACAAAACCTGAACACTTATGGATAAAGAATACTTTTAAATGTGATGTAAAACTAACAACTCTGTTTGCAGAAGAGCATATTGCACTTGTAACTTGTGATGGCTCAttgacaatatttttcaaagaatacaCGTACACTGGGCCTTCTGGATAAAGGAATTTCCTAGTTATAAGACGTTaagtgaaaaagaaaacattgaaaCATCTAGTTCGCTATTGTTTCAGTCTCTTTGTGAACAAGAATTTTCGACAGTTTCTTTTATGAAGAACAAGTACAGAAATCGACTCCATGTTCATACAGAGTTAGGATTAAAAGTCGGAGATATTAAACTGTGTACGGAAGGGATTTTTGGAAACGAATAGAGGCTTGATTTCCCTCTTCACATTTAGGTTGAATAGCTGCATGACCCTATTTTGTTGACTTGTAATGtacgttagtaaaaataaaattgtttgttttttctaacaaaataattttcattttatattctatCTTCACATACTGGTACCAAGTTCTGCCTCATATTCTTTTCTAATTATTTCACATCAGTAACTACCATGCAAATATATCAAattcaagtcgacctggttgacgagttggtatagcgctggtcttctatccccagagttgcgggttcgatcccgggccaggtcgatggcacatttaagtgtgcttaaatgcgacaggctcatgtcagtagatttactgggatgtaaaagaactcctacgggacaaaatttcggcacatccggcgacgctgatttaacctctgcagttgcgagcgtcgttaaataaaacataacattttatcaaATTCAACTGTGGGAAGGAGGTGGGGTCCATGGTTTGGTTTTGAAAAGCAGAAAGTCTACTAATTCGGAGACACCGATCTAAGGCACAAAATGTAAATAGATTCTAGTGAAATTAGAGCCAAGAAGCAAATgagttcattttagaaaacagttaCTTTTTAAGTTTTCTATTGGCATATTCCGCCACATGGAGAACCCCCCATTTAGTTGTTGCTATATGTAGGTTGGCACCACTAATTTTCTTCCTGTTCACATGTGGATTTTGTAGCTCTGACACTTGGGTCGAGCAAGCATTTGCTGGATCTCCAGAACTTTCCAAACTGTTGTCCCAATATTCGTTTCCAGGTAAGGAATTACCGTCCCAAGCATATGATACAACTAATAGTTTATTGACATTTTCGGGATCTTTAAATTTAGAGTGGGGAGGTCTGTCTGAAAAGTGTATTTTTATGGCATGTGTGCTGTCACCAATGAAGGCTCCATCCTCAACTCCTGCACACGTATTCTCTTTAAACCATGCAAAATTAATATCTGACACATGCAGTAAAGATGGATATAGATTCTTCAAGCACAAGGCGAAAGAATCCAGGAATATTTGTCCTTGATGTGCAGATAACATCCATACACCAAGCCCTATGCCCACAACATGTACATAGGCCTTTCTATTTTCAGCTGCTGCACGACTTGCTGCCTCCAACAGAAGAAGTTCTGCTGCAATATATATTCGTTTCGCATATATTTCGTTATCAAATAATCTCCCCCGAGGCACTTTGACATATCTTTGATGAACTCGTTcattttcatacaattttaaaccATCTTTGTATAATGGGAGATTTGAAACACCATAGAAATCTGCCCAAATACGACGCCAATTATGCTTTTCATCATCTGTAACTACAGAACCATAACCATTTGCTTGCACATTCTGTTCTTTTGTCAACACCATCTCGTGCCAGTCCATTACTTCTCCAGCAGATAGGCGGGGACCTACCAACCCAACAACGACACCATGTCTCTCTAAATTTTCTGGAGATGAAGGTACACCACGGTTGCATCGTTGGCCATCATTAATGAATACACTATGACATGTCGCTGCGAGAAAAGCTGACAACTTAACTTCATCATAGCTAATACAGTCCTTAAGAAGAAGGGGTGCTTTCTCCACTCCAGTTCCTATGGTTTCCCAGCTACCATAACCTTCCTCACCAGAAAGCAACTTATAGAAATCGTGGCTATCGCAAAATATTGCAGCTCTCTTATCTAAGAGACGCTGTACAAGATTGATAACACTCATATTTTTATACAGTGCTTTTTCAATATGAGTGCCAAATTTTTTCTTGTGATCAAGGAAATTCATGTACAAAGTGAATGCTGCTTCATGAAGCAAAGGGTATGAAGAATTTATATGATGTTCCAAAATCTCTCTGGTGACATCAGGTTGATTGGTGAGAAGTGTGGAGCAGAGTACAGCCTCTATAGGGAACTTCAAGGGGAATAGTGTGCTGCACTGCTGTAGCTCGTCCAGATTAATATCTTGAGGTTTTGTGTTATTCAAGCATTCAGTCAGGTACGTTGTTTCTGAATGAGCTCTTGTTGCAGAAATACCAGACTTAACctcataatttattgttacacCATATCCATCGTTATCCTCGTCTTCATCCTGAAgagcacaaataaaataaattaaaaattatctaATTATCTACTTACTTGCTACAATAAGAAGGAAAATATCATAGTAGTTGGAATTTTTAAGTTTCTAGATAACATGTAGACAAAATTTCGTCAACAACATAatcaccagagtgctgcattggagttaaatcactcgcttgaactcggtcgagtgtcgcatcctcgagtgagatacgatcggtcgtgatacgctcgtaataaatagaagcacagtacaaggtcatctcaccgacatgtcttatcttgtatggaaggcgacagataagatacacatatgttttgctcacacggtaaaaataaggctttattttctgcgtttatgacaaacgtttaatggaacagtcaatggaacgtaccaaaacaggaacatgaagttataaataaaatagtatgaaaaacttcgatatacagttattatttctaattaataattattcaatatttcatttaccacattgttccgcctatatactgcaacaatgtagaaacgttttacaaaatattattgatatagcagtagattaataacaatattagtacagagataacgtcactgaaaatataataaaacgaataatcatgctgcacaactgttacagacgcaaagattgatacactaattattagagattattattattattattattattattattattattattattattattattattgctagaaaacttgatacagttcttgcattatcgtgattgtattctccgtttataataattacatttacatccaataacatctatcagatgtggcaaaaacaaaatcactcctgtgtgaaaaaaaatatatatatatttacctacaacatttatattacactgcaaagttttgaaatgataaacatctatgatgttactacacatttcatcactgtaacaagaacgaatgtctaatgctcggcttataccgttcgaggatttatcgcccgtgacaattttacccatcatgcatgtgcgctacctttcggattatgctatgaactacttggcgctcgagcgaaaacgtcctatgcagacctctggtaatCACCCTCATAAAATAAATGGTCAGGTGACTTAGTCTGAAACTTAAAAAACAATTACGActttctattacagtgcaaataaaatatttatttacctaagaatcctagccctaatatTACAATCCACAGCATTGGTCGATCAGTGAGTGCCTTGtatataaaatagtatattttgtGTATGTCTGTAATACTTTAAAAGTTTCAGTTTCTGCCATAGAAAGAGATGAATATGAAACTGTAGAGAACTTAAGTCTTTGTGATATCACTTTGCTTCTTGTATCTTCCTGCGGCAGTATTCAGATATGTGTAGTATTCCCCACTGTTGACTCACCACATGTAAATTTGAACCACAAACTCTTCCACGGTTTATATGCGGGTTATGAAGCTCTGTTATCTGCGTGGAACATGCAGC
This genomic interval carries:
- the LOC138700402 gene encoding uncharacterized protein isoform X2, whose product is MSCIKICLTTDEDEDNDGYGVTINYEVKSGISATRAHSETTYLTECLNNTKPQDINLDELQQCSTLFPLKFPIEAVLCSTLLTNQPDVTREILEHHINSSYPLLHEAAFTLYMNFLDHKKKFGTHIEKALYKNMSVINLVQRLLDKRAAIFCDSHDFYKLLSGEEGYGSWETIGTGVEKAPLLLKDCISYDEVKLSAFLAATCHSVFINDGQRCNRGVPSSPENLERHGVVVGLVGPRLSAGEVMDWHEMVLTKEQNVQANGYGSVVTDDEKHNWRRIWADFYGVSNLPLYKDGLKLYENERVHQRYVKVPRGRLFDNEIYAKRIYIAAELLLLEAASRAAAENRKAYVHVVGIGLGVWMLSAHQGQIFLDSFALCLKNLYPSLLHVSDINFAWFKENTCAGVEDGAFIGDSTHAIKIHFSDRPPHSKFKDPENVNKLLVVSYAWDGNSLPGNEYWDNSLESSGDPANACSTQVSELQNPHVNRKKISGANLHIATTKWGVLHVAEYANRKLKK